ATTAGGCTTTTATGCTTTGGGGCCCTCCAAAAATAAGAATCCCAAATGGGAGCTGATGCTTGTGATCTGTGATTGTCCTGAAATTTCTAATCATGGTCTATGTAGAGCTTTTTACACGGTGCAGGTCCAACCTCCTTTAATTTACTGAGAATTTCCAAGTGGCAGTGtgcttcccatttttttccattacatGGACTGCCAATGAGGCAAATAACATCATATTACAATAAAAATGGACGCCTCATGGACTTGGCCAGATGTTAATGAAAAAGACAACTAGGGAAAGGAGCCGAAAACCAATCTTATATACAGAGAGAGTGAGGCTATAAGCTAGCTACCTACGCCAAAACTTGTATAATTTTGAAGAGCAGCAACTAAAGAATCATACATTGAGCTTGGCAATCATCTCCTCCACCATCCTCAATGCTGTCCCAGCAACTTCCTCTCCTTCTGCATCGATCTCTTTCATAATCTGCTCCAAATGCTCATTCTTCAATTGTTTCTTTCTTGAACCATAGTTTGGGCATTCCCTCAGAAGAAGCAACAAGTCTTGAGCCATGTCCTTAGCCCTCCATGTGCCGTGTACACTCAACTGAAGCAGCCCTGGCATGATTCCTTCCCTCAAAATCAATCCTCTGTATTTCTCTCTGCAGCTCTTGCATATGAGCAGCAGAATTCCCACAGCATGCTCTTGGCACTGTGGACTCCCCTCCTCCACTGTCTCAACCAGTGCCTGAATCGCACCACCCGTCCCAGCCACTTCCTCAACTGCAATCTCTGACCAGGAGGCCATCGTTTCTAGCAGCGATATCGCCTTCTGGACCAACTCCGATGATTTGTCACAACCACAGAGTAGTTGAAGCAGCGAAAACACAGCACCTGAAGACACAACTAATGGAATGATCTCATGGCAAGTTGAGAGGTTTTGGAATGTGGATATGGCATCGAGTTTGGCCTGCATACTCATGCTGCTACCATTGTTATCGCCTCCGGTGTTGTCTCCACTGAGCATTTCAACTAGAATTTGAATAGCCCCAGAAGCAGCAATCACTAGCTTGTTTGCTCTGCAAGAAGAGAGGATCAAGAGTGCAGCCATGGCGAGATCCATCAGCGCCTCACTTTGGCATTGGAGGAGGCTTAACAACACTGGTATGGCCCCAGCCTTTGCAATGCGAACTTTGTTCCTGCAGAGTCAGTTACTGTTACATATGAGAACAAAGCCTTCCTAGATGACAGAATAATGACTAATCAATCACAGAGACAATGTTTCATGGTACCAATTATTATAACAGTTCTTTTCAATCCAAAAAATGGTTCACGCAgaaacttttttccttttatcacAGGTAAGTATGGAATTTGGGATTTCAAGAAAACCCAGAACTCATCTAATCACCCCATTATCAATACTAAATTTGCAACGACAATGGACGAATCGGTGAACTAACCTTTCACTTCCAGAGGCGAGTCTGAGGAGAGCAAAGAGAGCAGCCTCAACAGCCTCAAAATCTTGAGAGTGAAGCATGGAAAGCAAAGGAGGAACCACTCCTCTCTCAGCCAACCTGTGCCTCTGCCTACCACTCAATCCACTCAGATCAGTGGCTGCTCTAATCTGAGTTTCTCTATCGCCATTCAGCAGAGCatccaccacctcctcctccaTTGAAGctttctctctgtctctctctcctctctcttgtGATGAAGCAGTTAAACCATATGCTGATGACTTAAATATGCATTTGTCACGGGGCCTTTTGGGGTATGCATTGTTTCGGTTAGAAGCAACTTCCTATTCTCTGCAGCCTTTTTGAATGTCTGAATTGGTAATGAAATCAGATTCCTATTGATGAATCTTTAACTTTCCTTTTAAAGAAGCAAACGCCGTCAGCTTTATAGTAAGTTTTCACATTGTTTCACCCACAGATTTTCTTGGGGCAAACATAGCATATATCAGGAAACATTACCTTAAATGGTTGATTTCGGGATGGTTAATGTTGCCGATGAAGACAGTCCCATTACCCCTTTCGCTCACACACATGAGCTTGTGACATTAAACAATGTATAGAGTCTGGGGAAGCGTGGAGGTGATGATGGGTCAAATATAGGAAAAAATCCTCGGAGTGAGCGAACGGTTTTACAGGGCTTCATTATTCATTATCTTATGGAATCTATCCACTTTGCTTTCGCCGTTATACGGCGGCAAGATCTTTATGGAAAATGCTGCTCATATTTTGATCATCATGATTCATGTGGAGGAGGTGATTCCCATGCCACCCTCTGCTTTTCctccctctccctccctctccctctccctcttttTCTAAATGgcatatttagaaaaatgtttAGATTGATGGATGTCAACTTTTAGTACGGAAACTCACTGTTGTTTGTTTGTGGTGGGTATTTTCAAAGGAtttaattggttaaaagggGAATGAAATAATGACGTgtatttatggttttttttaccAAGGCAATAAGGCCAACCCAAGTTTGGATTCGATCACCAACAAAACCGTTTTGAGAAATACTTTGCTTGTTgccaaaacacaaaaacaataaagtgtttccaaaaatttcattgGAGCACCGGATCTGTCTCCGAGTGGCGTAAATTCGTCGTTCCTAAATCACACTGAAAACAGAGTCAATCTTGACATGAAAACCCCCCACCAAAATGTCGGAGACGCATCCAAAATGTTCTCTGGAAACGAAACGACACCGTATCAGCAAAAGCGGAAAACACAGCGCGCCAGAACCAGAGCAAGAGGATGATTATGATGAAGGGGGGGAAGAAGAACAGCAACAGAATgaaaggagaaggagaagaagcaaAAGCAGAAGCCGAAGCGGAGGAGGAAAGACAAGGACGGCATCGTCCAAGGACCCTCAGGTGCGTCTGGCAATCTACGTGGCCATGTCGCATGCAGGGTTGGTTCTCTCTCTGGCTCTTCTCTTTGGGTTGGCGAAGCTTCTACAAGGCTACTGGCGCCCAATTCAATGGGCAATCCTCTGTTCCGTGCCCTTACGCGAGGTCCAGAGGGCCCTTGTGTCCTTCTGGTCTCACCCTCTCAATCTGGGCCTCTTCGAGACTTTCATGGCCATTCCCATTGCCGTCCTCCGCGCCACAACCGGCTCTCTCATCGACTCCCAGGCCGCCCTCCTTCGCCTCTTCCGTAACCGCTCCCCGCCTCGCCGCCGTAATGGGAAGGTCGGGTTCTTCAAGCTCATGGAATGGCTCGTCTCCTTCGGCCTCTTTGTCATTGTCCACGAACGCATTGGCCTAGCCTCTGTTCCTGCCATTGCCATACCTTGCTTTTTGGTGTACGTCACTGGTCGTGGAAATCTATTCACCTATGGAGTCGCTCGGACTCTCTCTTCAATTTCATCTGTTCGGCGCGGCAATAGAAGTTTTTCCAATGAAAATAGATCCATGTGGAGTAAAATCAGCCGGTATATTACTTCAAGAATGCGTGAGAAATTGAAGATAATTGCTGCAGTTGGACTCATCACCTTCATGATTATTGGGTCACTATTTGGACTTGTGTTGTTTTCTTATAAGATTGGGATTGAGGGGAAAGACGCAGTCATTTCGCTGAAGGCCCATTTGGAGGAAAGCAATTATGCGGAGAGAATTGGACTCAAAAGTTGGATGGATGAGAATCAAGTTCCAGAATTGATAGATACTTATACAGAAAAATTTTATGCAACAGTGTCCGAAAATATCGATTCTTTAGCTTCATATTACAATGTGACTGAGTTCGTTGATGGTGTGCGGCGTTTTATCATTAGACCTTTGAGGAGTCCCCATGGTTCTAGTGTTCCTGAAGAAGTTCGGTACGGGCCCTTGTCCGAGAAGCTGTCTTTAATTCAGTCAGGGGTATGGAACAGAGAGTGGAAAGTGATTTATAGGGATATCGATGGTGTGTTCAGGGAATTCGTGTCGGTGATTGCTTGGGAGGACTTGATGGAGAAGACGAAAGCATTTCTTCTTCAGAGTTTAGATGTCTCGAAACAGGTACTCGCTAGTGGTACTATGGTTTTAACTGGAGGTGCCAGCATGTTATTCTCAATGGCGGTTTTGATTGTTTCTGGGGCAGCAGAGTTGTTGAATTTCATTTCCCAGCTGATGGTGTTTCTCTGGCTTTTATATTATCTAATCACTACAGATTCTGGGGGTGTTATGGACCATGTTCTGGGTATGTTGCCTCTTTCAAAATCTACCCGGGATCGATGCGCCCAAGTTCTTGATAATGCTGTTAGTAGTGTTCTGTTGGCTTCTGCTAAGGTTGCATTGTTTCAAGGGTGTTTCACATATCTTTTGTTTAGATTCTACTGCATTCATTTCCTGTACATGTCTACCTTCCTTGCTGTTATGAGCTCGGTTTTGCCCATAACCCCTGCTTGGCTATCATCAATACCAGCAGCAGCACAGCTGGCTATGGAAGCAAAATATATTGAAGCTATTTCTTTGACAGCAATCCATCTCATACTTTTGGATTATGGCACAACTGCTATCCAAGATGAGATACCCGGGCAGAATGCATACTTGACAGGGCTTAGCATACTTGGTGGCATTGCTCTTTTCCCCTCTGTTTTGGAAGTAATCTCTCCACCCTATTGTGCTGTGCTTTGTACTTCTGTGATCCAAACTAAATACACTAATAATTTCCCATACAATTTGAATTGTTTCATTGCTTATAGGAAACCACATCCTTTGGGTGTGTGCTTGCATTTTATACCTTTCTTCAAAGAACCGTCACTGGCTCTGCTcttagtctctccaaagacTAATGGGCATTGGAATAAGGTGGATGATTAACCCTCAACTACTTTTTAGTGAAGttaaatgtaaaatttattGTCAAATTTTAGTCCTTGATAACCACTGTATGCAATTGAAAATGTCGAAAAATTAGATGTCTAAGATTCACTGAACACGTAATAGTTGAGAATTAATGGGTGAGATACTGCCATGGGTGAGAAAGGTGCTGTTTTACCGAAGGATGATGCCATAGGTTGTTTGGCTTCATAAAAGCAATACCTTTCTTAAGGAGGTCTAGATGGAGGACATGGTTGTGGGGTAATATACAATATTTTGTGTCTGATCCATCAAAGCATGATCAATATTTACAGCTTTATAATGCCCACATTTGTATTTAGCATTCATCaattttcatcccatataataTAAAGTATAAACCTCTTGTCCTTCACAGTCTGAGATCAGCTTCTTGCAATGGGCAAACTGGGCTAGGGGGGTTACCTTTAAGTGTCATAGAATGAAATTATAGGATttcatgtttcaaaaaataaaaaaaatcaacctttAATTGGATGCCTTTGACACTCACTTATCATGTATTTCCCTATGAAAATGCTCAtaaccaataaaataaaataaaacaaaagctTTTATATTTGCATGTTCTTTGAGACTGGGAATTATGTGCTTGCTCTTCAGGAACCTTCTTTTGCTTGAAGGGTTGAAGCTTGTGCACCATTTTCCATTGATGGGCTTTTTATGTTCCATTTACAGGGAGCAATCATGGGTCCTTTATTGATGACAGTGATGATCGCCTTGAAAAATTTATATGTGGAATTCGTCCTAGCCTCTGATCTGCCAACAAATCAATCTAGCAACCCAACTTTATGATGAAGAATTTGGTCTGTCTTGTATTTGTGGAAGAGTTCTTCTGGTTCCTTTTCTTGCATGTGATagttatttgttaatttagcttattatttatgctttctttttcATAGTCTTGACAGATCCAGCTTGACATTTCATTATTCTGTCATCTAAGCTTGTGATCTTTGCAATTGTTCTCAATCTGAGCCCTGCACACCATTACTTCTACACTGCTTTCCCTGTTATATTTTATTGTCTCTTTGGTTAATTTAATCAGTGCTTTGAGCTGTACGAGTGGCTTCTGCATGCATATCATGGGAAACATGGAGTTGAGGGTATAGCACAAAATGCACTTTTCTAGGTATCATGTAACATTTAATCTTCAACTTTGGGTAAAAAAATCTGAAGTATCATATGTTGTGCTTTTAACACACTTAGTAGCCGCTGATAGGcgattgaagaaaataaatttgtttggtTCTGTATCTGGATGCAAAAAAACACAATGAAGACAACTGAAACTTAATGTCAAGGAAAAAGCTTAAGCTTAAAAGCATGCTGTTGAAACCTATaggaaaaacataaaacagAGAATGCACGATATATACCCTGTTGTTAAGCATAAGTGAAAGCTCCATTTCATTCTATGAGGACCGACTCTGCCCATGAAATTAACTATTTGCTGGATTTACGACTCTTATTCTGGTTATCCCTTTTAATGTCCAAGAACTTAGAGAAAATTGTGAGTTTCTGCACCAGAATATTTAGCCAAATGGCCCAAATCAGCAGCGAAAGGTATGATGCTATGGCAATTATCAATATTCCTGTATGGGGAACACTATTCTGTTTGGAGGTGACACGATGCCATAGGGTTAAAGCATGTGAATTTGATTTGAGATGCCAGGCTCAATAAACTGAAGTTGTAGAAAAGTTTTACCAAAGGCAAAACAGAGCTACATAACTACCAACCTTATACAAATCTGACAGAAAGCATCTTGATTCCATTAGATAAGCATGTGATTGacttttatttacttataatatTCATTATCGTACATCTCATGCTACACAACTCAGAATACTCGAATACTCGAATCTGTAGCTGCAATGTCACCTTCCCTGGCGAACTTTACTCTTCTTCATCAAACACTTGTGGTGAAGTATAAAGGAATTACTTGGGGACACAGGATGACCTTCCACCACTTGGATATGATGGTTACAAATAATGGCTGTTGCaactattttcatttgaaaGAAAGTCATCTTCTTGCTGAAGCAATTTCTTGGTCCTGCATTAAAGGCTATGAACTTGTAAGATGGGATATGTATGATTCCCCCTTGCTCTGAAATCCATTTCTCTTGCTTGGCCCCATGTCTCTTCCCTTTCTCCCCATTGCATACAGAGACAATAAAGCCTCCATGTCTGGATTGATGCTGTCAGCAGCAGCCGCAATGTCTCAAACAAAGCTCCATGGGGATAAACCAGTTTACTAGCTCTTCTTCACTGATAGTCAACCATTTCTTGTCACATTTCCCTTACAAATTGGTTTTGATCTCTTTCCAAATCTTGTTTCCTACTAACGAGTTTGTGGCAATGAGCCAAAAGAACCAACTGATACCTTCACTTGTGCACTTTTTCCATGCAGCCAAGAGATTCACTACTGTGTCTCCTAGAAACCCAACAGAAATTTCGTTTCCACCCATCAGTTCATCACCCTCTTCTTCCATAAGCTGTTAATAAGTTGAAGGCCCCCTCTTCCTGGTCTCTTCACTGGGGTTCTTCTCTTCAGTATTTCTTGCTTCATGGAGATGCACTGTCCTATTAAATGATCGGCAATCTCACAAACTTTATTCATCTTCTTCTCTTCTCCTATTGGAAGCCAATTCTCTAACTTCGAGTAGCACTCTGGCACAATGCACCTCTATAAAGGACCTCCTCTATGTCATCGAACACCTTCGCTCAAGGTTCTTCATGAAATTCAATTGAAAGTATGCCAGGACCGAATAGACACATGTACTATCAAAGGCAAGCCACTGAAACAAATCTTGCATATCCTTTATTCTCAATATGGAAACATGCTGAAGGACTGGGATTAGCCCTTTTTCTACATTTTCctggtttgttttctttaaagctatgtttggttcttaggaAATTTGtgagaaaagtagaagaaaaataaaaaatagatttaaaatcaattaattatttttatatgctactcCAAACCCATTTcacctattttttctttttatgtaaagattaaatgtttttaaaatgtataaatttttaactaattttaattatatttatttttttttttgtattttttcagggtgaaaccaaatataaaaaaaaaaaaatcatttttcttactatttttttttccttagtaatttccaagaaccaaaaatAAACCAAGAGTTTCTCAAACTTCTTGTGTTTGATCAATGACTGACCCATTCTCTATTGCGTTACCCCATGAATCCAGTTTGGAAATGAAAATGCCATCTCCCAGAACACCAAAAACTTTCTGAACTTGGACcctttttttgaaattggagCAGTTTGTTCTcggcatgtagtggatagtggAAGGATCCACTGGTGACCACAAAGTTGAAGGGCCTTTAAACTCAAATGTGTGGCTTTGTTTCAGTCACCGGCTTCTGTTATTGGGTGCTGTAGTCATGCATGAGATTTGCAATGCAATGAAGCCCTGACAACGTCCCTATGAGAGGCCATTTGATAATTGGCAAGTTTCTACTTTGTTGCCAATGCCAAAGGACAAAGCATAGATATGCTAATAGCATCTCTACATATCCAACTTCAATCATCGGAGCTTCACCTCACCATGGCCCCCTTTAATGCCTCCACTTGTGCTACATGAACATCATGAAAACAATTCAAATCCCATTAAATGAAGGTAGACATCAAAGTAGGTCTCATGTAAAATACACGGGGAATTCATACGACACTATCAAAAACTAGTCATTGTAGGGAGACTTTAAAACAAGAATGTTGATAGGATAGTTTTtttgggacaattgtgttttgaggTGAGATGGTCCCAAAATTGACCAAACATCCATATATTAAGCGCATTTAAGTCCAAAACCcgaataaaatgtaaaattaagttgaaggatattatctttcattaattcttaaaatactCTTAACCCCTACATAAGTGCATAGTGaatgtgaatttcaattttttatgttttttttcccttttcgaTTCTTATTAAGTATTAtccatttctaactttttgtttttttctttttctttttcttccaatttatATTTCTagtttatgtcaaataaaaagcaataatgttttttttttcatttttaaagatattgaatctctttattcttattataagcaatgacAAAACTCttaggatttttcatccaaatatttttttatctttttgtatttatcttttagtttaattttcattttttattttaaatttataataccctttcatttataattttcttatttttaatcattttttatattttccacattaaccatattttaaaatattaaaaaaaattgactattACTTcactcttattatatatatatatatatatatatatatatcctcttagcttttaaatttttaatgtttttattttaaaattttttaaaagataaatttattgaaaaaataactaagatatgaagttctaagaTTATATTACTAagttttcttatctagataaactaatgcaaagtattttgactcatAGCAAGAAAATTtgcaatacaattttttagtaaaactttaaaaattaaattttaaataaaatatgttatataaattttttaaaatttttagtgaaagtggtatttaattttttttattgactttcaaacttatttaattttttacttgaaaggtaatagaacatgtatTTGCCCAAgagttctcctaatcaggttttaatgataacaaatcatggttaagttactaattggtttgaattgtaaagaatcttaggtattaatttgaaaattcatcaaatgacttaatggatacaagatcaagacgtttgaaagacttttaatcataggaaataaATGTAAGATAAATGCATGGGtacacttaggttttacatatcatttcatgcatatcTGGAAAACTCGATTTATTCCTTAAAGTTAAAGTTTCATTAAAacctgagttttatcaaatgtaccataggcaaaatgttttaaaattgacatattaatttacctaaagaccttgcctaagtgttagaagagaaaagaacataaaaaaaaaaaaaataggttttctgGGCCAAAATGTTGAACCAGTCGAGGCACtgggccaaccggctcaaccggccAGGGTACTAGTCGACTGGTTTCCTTTTTCCCAGTCGAcctccggtcgaggtccgattgaAGCAACAATAActtgccaaagcattaaatgctccaacgactaGTGAACCGGTCAATCCCCAACTCAACCAgttgaggctgctttttgtttttcttagctcccgacctataaattgagagctccacttcatttatgacatagagaacacttgcatttatttgtctacccacttgttcttgccttaaaatctctaatttctttcttggtgtattaaatcttcacttgcatatcttttagtgtacttttgtgattcatcctaactttgatttgtatttgagttaTCATTGacctaggttgagggattcatttttgtaaaattaagtgttaaagtcttcaagtgagttgaatcttgaagagattgtgtaagagcccattggaggtggaatccaagtgtaaaggagattAGAAGCTTAGTTGAAatttcaagttagtggaaccctcactcggttagaaGCTTGAAGAGAGTGGACGTAAGTAAGGAATtaccgaaccactataaaatctaagtttaatttatctaactctatctctttatatttgcttttattatgcttgaatttgttgtgtagaaaaaaattttaaaaaacccaattcacccctctcttgggtgtttttctcatttaaaattaacatttattttctcaacatgtttacaaaaaaaattagtttttcattttttaaataaatgagtataaatatagtaaaagaattaaatataatcttagtaaaatgtttgataaatatgattataatttaaaatatagattcatttggaaaaaattcacaaaaaaataaaataaaataaaaattgttgtataattttgttctacaatcatcataagtgaggtacctattagataaagtgcatgagatAAATATATGCTTAACCAATGTGTGTGAGGAATGTCATTTATCATCGATtaagatgaataaataaacaagtttttcagaatcacttaaaatctttcacaaatgataGTCTTGTACATCCTTATAGAGTTAGTATATTTGTCATATACACTTAATGTAAATACCTTGTATAGTGACGCAAATTTCACATACCCCCTACTGCATGTGTGCCCATAGGTAGGTTAACCATATTTTCATTGGTTTTGttcaaaaaatagtggaagatggaaaaacaaaatttttcctcaaacacCATTAGTGGgataaatatttgaattgtCATGTGTGActtaaataaagtgcataagatgaatgttttattttattattaaaataactaatggaaaaaataaaaatggataatcaattaatgaatttttttttttcatataaaaaattagtactaaataaggttttcaatttttattttttaaaaaatagctttcattttttaattaaatgttttttcaaaaagaaaatataaaaaataaaatcttattaccatattttttttagaaagcattttttaaaatagtttttcaacgtactttttctttatttataatttaaataaaaaataatactaattttcaattatttataaaaaaaaattaaaacaatgaaAAGTTCACATTATTAAactagaattattatggttatATGAATAGTGGTGTAATAAAGaccaaaaaaatttatgtaaaagGTTAATGTGTATTTTAGTCCATcgtcattttatatttttaaaatcaattagaGGTGATATACTCATGTTTGATCAATTTGAGCCCCATCTCACCTCAAAGCACATCCGAAAGGATTGATTTCGATCTATTGGTATTTAGTATATAATATCGCCTCGAGAAGTCTGCGGAACGAGTTATTCTCGGCTCTGTTATGAAAGAAAGCTGCAGAAAAGAAAGACTAAGAAGATGAGCATCTCCCTTCCCTGAACAGGTTACCCAACCTTTTTAATTCCTCCCTAACAGGCCAGAGCGAATGCGGAGGAGAAAAGACTCTGGCATATTGCCAGCCGATACGACTTGACCGCCTTACCCGTCATTGAAACACAAGCTGATATAAGAAAAGGACAGATTCCTGCCATTGTCCACTACAGGATCATTTGTTTCGAGTAATAAAGGTCTAGGATCAGTGGATCTAACCCCAAAAAATCAAGGGCCATATTGATGTAAATGTTTTATCGTCGTCTACCAAATAGTATTCATATTGGATGGTTGTTTGAAGAGAACTCTACTCCCTGGTGTCCAACCTGGTTGTGATAGCCATTTTCTTATAAAGTCGGATGTCCCACATATTCAATGAATGTAGTTCTTTCCTCTACAGGGAGCATATATAATTGTGTTTGAAATTTTGGGGTTGTATGGCTCCTCCAATTCCCTAGGTGTCTTGACAACAAATCGTTTGCTTCCTTGTgtaacataatataatattccAGCCTTCAGCTCAGACAATGAACAAACTCCTCTCCTGAACTTGTTCTGAAGAGGCCTATGTGGCTTCTTTTGAACCCAAAACCCTGAAAGTCCTCTAACATCTCTCCTCTTACACCCTAGCAATATGGTTAAACATTCTATAAATCCCAGTGACAGAAAACGTTGGACAATGGGGGGCTATTGAGTCCAATTGTGATGGAACGGAGTGCTACTGAACTGACAAAGCAAAGGACAGAAGGAAAGTTGGAGAAAACTATGGACTAAAAGTTTGGATGTGGTCATATGGATGTAATGTATGAACCATGAGTTTCTTAGCGGTTGGTCTGAGTTGTGTCTTGACTTCTGTGGTATTTTCCTGTTCTTCTAGTTAAACCTCATTgttaatattctatttttatgtttgttttactTGAACTTTTGTCAATGGACGGCACCCATCTCCCTGCTTGTTTTTTATGCTTCCCAGGTTTATCTGAGGtacccaaaaaagaagaaacgGAAGACTTCATTCAGTGACTCCTCGATCACCCTTTGAATGATCAGAATAAGGTAAAGCTTGAAGATAAAGTTTTGTACTCTTTTAATTTCTCAGTCCCTCTGGCCGGGTGGGCGCCGGCCGGTCTTTCTACCAGATCCCCCTAAAAACTGTACGTGCGGGTCTCCCCCCATGCGGCTCACGCCCTTCGAGGTGGCCCAGCCCTGCATTCATTCACAAAGCGTGTAGGCGGCGCTGTCTGTCGTACCCTAGACTCTATCTATTCATTGAATTTGCTTTATTACATTATATAAACGTTTTTGCCAGAGGGCAAAATGAAGTAACACAGATCCTAATCTCATACAAATCTCAGAGAACATAACCCTGTTGACCAGCAGGTCAttgac
Above is a genomic segment from Vitis riparia cultivar Riparia Gloire de Montpellier isolate 1030 chromosome 14, EGFV_Vit.rip_1.0, whole genome shotgun sequence containing:
- the LOC117930399 gene encoding transmembrane protein 245-like isoform X1: MSETHPKCSLETKRHRISKSGKHSAPEPEQEDDYDEGGEEEQQQNERRRRRSKSRSRSGGGKTRTASSKDPQVRLAIYVAMSHAGLVLSLALLFGLAKLLQGYWRPIQWAILCSVPLREVQRALVSFWSHPLNLGLFETFMAIPIAVLRATTGSLIDSQAALLRLFRNRSPPRRRNGKVGFFKLMEWLVSFGLFVIVHERIGLASVPAIAIPCFLVYVTGRGNLFTYGVARTLSSISSVRRGNRSFSNENRSMWSKISRYITSRMREKLKIIAAVGLITFMIIGSLFGLVLFSYKIGIEGKDAVISLKAHLEESNYAERIGLKSWMDENQVPELIDTYTEKFYATVSENIDSLASYYNVTEFVDGVRRFIIRPLRSPHGSSVPEEVRYGPLSEKLSLIQSGVWNREWKVIYRDIDGVFREFVSVIAWEDLMEKTKAFLLQSLDVSKQVLASGTMVLTGGASMLFSMAVLIVSGAAELLNFISQLMVFLWLLYYLITTDSGGVMDHVLGMLPLSKSTRDRCAQVLDNAVSSVLLASAKVALFQGCFTYLLFRFYCIHFLYMSTFLAVMSSVLPITPAWLSSIPAAAQLAMEAKYIEAISLTAIHLILLDYGTTAIQDEIPGQNAYLTGLSILGGIALFPSVLEVISPPYCAVLCTSVIQTKYTNNFPYNLNCFIAYRKPHPLGVCLHFIPFFKEPSLALLLVSPKTNGHWNKVDD
- the LOC117930399 gene encoding transmembrane protein 245-like isoform X2, which codes for MSETHPKCSLETKRHRISKSGKHSAPEPEQEDDYDEGGEEEQQQNERRRRRSKSRSRSGGGKTRTASSKDPQVRLAIYVAMSHAGLVLSLALLFGLAKLLQGYWRPIQWAILCSVPLREVQRALVSFWSHPLNLGLFETFMAIPIAVLRATTGSLIDSQAALLRLFRNRSPPRRRNGKVGFFKLMEWLVSFGLFVIVHERIGLASVPAIAIPCFLVYVTGRGNLFTYGVARTLSSISSVRRGNRSFSNENRSMWSKISRYITSRMREKLKIIAAVGLITFMIIGSLFGLVLFSYKIGIEGKDAVISLKAHLEESNYAERIGLKSWMDENQVPELIDTYTEKFYATVSENIDSLASYYNVTEFVDGVRRFIIRPLRSPHGSSVPEEVRYGPLSEKLSLIQSGVWNREWKVIYRDIDGVFREFVSVIAWEDLMEKTKAFLLQSLDVSKQVLASGTMVLTGGASMLFSMAVLIVSGAAELLNFISQLMVFLWLLYYLITTDSGGVMDHVLGMLPLSKSTRDRCAQVLDNAVSSVLLASAKVALFQGCFTYLLFRFYCIHFLYMSTFLAVMSSVLPITPAWLSSIPAAAQLAMEAKYIEAISLTAIHLILLDYGTTAIQDEIPGQNAYLTGLSILGGIALFPSVLEGAIMGPLLMTVMIALKNLYVEFVLASDLPTNQSSNPTL
- the LOC117930402 gene encoding U-box domain-containing protein 6, producing the protein MEEEVVDALLNGDRETQIRAATDLSGLSGRQRHRLAERGVVPPLLSMLHSQDFEAVEAALFALLRLASGSERNKVRIAKAGAIPVLLSLLQCQSEALMDLAMAALLILSSCRANKLVIAASGAIQILVEMLSGDNTGGDNNGSSMSMQAKLDAISTFQNLSTCHEIIPLVVSSGAVFSLLQLLCGCDKSSELVQKAISLLETMASWSEIAVEEVAGTGGAIQALVETVEEGSPQCQEHAVGILLLICKSCREKYRGLILREGIMPGLLQLSVHGTWRAKDMAQDLLLLLRECPNYGSRKKQLKNEHLEQIMKEIDAEGEEVAGTALRMVEEMIAKLNV